One genomic segment of Bombyx mori chromosome W, ASM3026992v2 includes these proteins:
- the LOC134201750 gene encoding uncharacterized protein LOC134201750 has translation MLAPMMGALPSQRVDPDFPFISAGIDFCGPFLITDRKGRGCKISKCYMCVFVCLRYKCLHLEAVSDLTKEAFILSLRRFISRRGKPKEIFCDNGRNFVSASKEITEFVNSHADGVGGFLSSEGIDFKFQPAYAPHFGGLWEASVKSAKFHLKRILDNTHCTFEELATLFNQIETILNSRPLCPLSSSPDDLAPLTPGHFLIGRPLTSLPSPNYMQLSTSRLSRYQHLEQIRQHFWNRWQLEYLNELQQRHKWRVPARSIQNGDLVLLKDENIPPMQWRTGRVINLFPEKDNIVRVAEIKTSTGVYRRGLRYLCPLLDTAEDSSLEANASKAPEDVKDL, from the coding sequence ATGCTTGCACCTATGATGGGCGCATTACCCAGTCAACGCGTTGATCCTGACTTCCCCTTTATAAGTGCTGGTATTGATTTTTGTGGACCTTTCTTAATAACTGATAGGAAGGGTAGAGGGTGTAAGATATCGAAATGTTATATGTGCGTTTTTGTCTGCCTCAGATACAAATGTTTGCATTTAGAAGCCGTAAGCGACCTCACCAAAGAGGCATTCATATTATCGTTGCGTCGTTTTATCTCTCGCCGAGGTAAGCCGAAGGAGATTTTCTGCGATAATGGCAGAAACTTCGTATCTGCATCCAAAGAGATTACAGAATTTGTGAACTCTCATGCTGATGGCGTCGGTGGATTCCTTTCTAGTGAAgggattgattttaaatttcaaccGGCATATGCACCACACTTCGGGGGTCTATGGGAGGCGTCAGTCAAATCAGccaaatttcatttgaaaagaATTCTCGATAACACTCACTGCACATTTGAAGAATTAGCTACTTTGTTTAATCAAATCGAAACCATACTCAATAGCAGGCCTTTATGTCCCTTATCTTCCTCTCCTGATGACCTTGCTCCTCTGACTCCCGGACACTTCCTCATTGGAAGACCTTTGACGTCGTTGCCATCACCTAACTACATGCAACTTAGTACCTCTAGATTGAGCCGATACCAACACTTGGAGCAGATTCGTCAACATTTTTGGAATCGATGGCAGCTAGAGTACTTGAACGAATTACAGCAAAGACACAAATGGCGCGTACCAGCAAGATCAATCCAGAATGGTGACTTAGTTCTACTGAAGGACGAGAATATTCCACCGATGCAATGGCGGACGGGTCGAGTCATCAACCTATTTCCAGAAAAGGACAATATCGTGCGAGTAGCCGAAATCAAAACTTCAACTGGCGTTTATCGGCGTGGACTTCGATATCTTTGTCCTCTATTGGATACTGCAGAAGATTCTTCATTGGAAGCAAATGCTTCCAAGGCCCCGGAGGATGTTAAGGATCTCTAA